The DNA region ACGTTCTAGTAGTTCCCCTGCGTCCATACGTTTCAATGTTGCTGCCCTCTCTATGACACCTGTGATTCCGCGATAGATGACTGTTAGATCACCCTTTTATCATAAACAGACTCTCAACACTTAGGAGTGATCCAAAAAAAAATTTAGCCATTTGACCTAATCATCGTAGTTAAACTTTAGTGAAACATAGTCATTCGGATTAGAGGGCGTATTACATGAAACCTGTTTGCCATCTGCATTTTCGTCACGCAGACAGCTAACTTGCTCCCTAAATCCTTCGATATTACCAAGGTACTCTTCGGGGTCAAGATTCATGTGTTTTTTAAATTCTGGCCAAGGCACATCAATGATTTTGTCACCACAAACCATTTCTACTTCACCACCCTCAATATCCACATCACCGACTTCTACTTCAGCTTCTGGTTTCTCGATTTCGATAAAGGTACAGGCTTCTAGTTTTGTCTTTTTGCCACAGGCCGTGAGCAGCGTTAAACTCAGCAACACACTGCCCAAAATAAATTTACCCATCACTCAAGGATTACCGTAGTTGACGTTGCTTCGAGTGTATGGGCAGTGATTGGAGATAGAGGCGATATTTATGAAACTGAAATGTTTCTTAAAAGGCTTTTATCTCGGTTTTTTATTTCTTTGTAGATTTAGAAAATCAAAGGATTGATGCGTTGTTGTTATGGTTTATCCACATCTACTTCAACATTGTCGCTATTTACTTCGGCATCTGGTGCGCTGTTTGCTTTTTGTTGTTGGAAATATTGTAAGAGGGATTCTCTATAGTTTGCGGCAGCATCATCAATCTTTTCATCGGATGCGGCTTGAAATTGCTCGGAGCTTTGGCCACTGTTCAACCGCGAGTTGTGGATGAGGTCGAAGGGGTTAAAGTTGTCATCGCCTCCGAAAATAGTTGAATTCTCGTTGTCTTGGTAAACGTCATCGTCACTGGTTTGAGCCAAACTCGGTAGAGTAAGGCTACTGGCGATCGCCAAGCTAAGACCAATAGCAAAAGAAATTTTTGGAAATCTAGTCATGGTTTTCTAAGTTTGCTTCTCTAAATGTTTGCAACTTCATCCTTCGTACTTGATGACTATTGTGCCTTAAAAAAGTTTCTGGTTGTGGTAGAGAACGAATTTCAATGCTTGGATACTTAATCTCTAATGACTACTGCAATTTTGTTGATGCACTGAAAAAAATTTGAGAAATAAAAAAACGTCCCTAATATTGAGACGCTTGGATATAAATCTAGAAAAATAAAAATCTTGTCTGTGGCAAGGTTTAGGATGCTGGACGGATTTCATCGCCGAAAAACCATGCGGTCGTGCTGTCATCGAAAGCTACGAATGCACCGATGCCACTGCCGTCTGTAACGCGAAAGTCTTTGATTGTACCGACTTTGCCGAGTTTGTCTGCGACCTCTTTTTCCACGCGGTCACGTAAGCGATATATTTGTACTTTTTGCCCAATTTCCATGCCGTTTATTTGTGTTGTACTTATAGGGGTTTAAATCATTCCTCAGTTTATCGGAAACTGGTCTAAAAAATGAATTTTAGCTGGATTTTCCACGGTTTATTGGGGTTTGGGGTGATTTGGATCTGGGCCAAAAATTCTCTCAGATAAAAGCGTCGTTCGGCTTCGGAGAGGTCATACCAAAATTGTTTAAGGGTAATTGTTTTGGCGATCGCCTCTAGGTCGGCGGGAGGCAATTGGTTCTGTTTTTGTTGGAGCTGGGCAATATCGTTCTGGAGAGTATAGCGGCGGAGCTTGGCGGTTTCTGGGTCGAAAATACCTTGGTCAATAAGGCTCGGTAACGTGGCGATTAGGTCTTGTTTTTGGGCGATGGTCTGTTTTAGTTGCGCTTGGATTGCCGCTAGAGGAGGAGCTTGTTGCTGAGCGATCAGTTTGGGGAATTCTTGGCAGATGGCTTCAATTGTTGTTTCAAAGACTTTTTGGTAGGCGATCGCCGGGCATTTATTTTCTTGAGGGCAACGGGGCGATCGCAAGTAAAGATACTCTTGGGTTTTGCGCCGTTGAGTGACACGAGAAACGGTTAGCGGTTGCTGGCACTGCTCGCAAGATACTAAGCCAGCAAGACAACGGGGTGCACTGGCACTGCGGGGTGCAAGGCGACGATTACGGCGGAGGAGACGATCAATTTGCGCACCTTCACTTTCATTGAGGATGGCAGCGTGGGTCTGGGGAATAGTTGTACCGTCTTTGTACTGGAGATTGCCGCGATAAGTGGGATTTGTTAGCCAATTCCGTCCGGTGGACACCGCAATTTTTTTGCCAAAGCGCCGCTCAAGATGTCGAACAGCTCCTCGCAAAGAGCCATAGAGCAAAAAATATTCGCAAAAAGATTGCACGATGGGGGCAGTGCTCCGATCGAGAAGATATCTGTCTTGGCCGCGTTTATAGCCGTAGGGTGCACGTCCGGGTGGGGGTAAACAGTTGTGGCGGTTTTTGGCGTGTCCTTGCTGAAGTTTGCGGCTTCTTTGGCGATCGCCGATCCCTTGCAACAGTTGACTTAAATATTGTGGCTTTTCACACTGACTCGAATGGTAATCCTGCTCTGTCGTAATGATAATCAGCCCAGAATCTTCTAACTGCTGGAGGCGATCGCCAATCTCTGTGAGAGTATCTCCCAGCTCATCTAACTTCCGGAGCAACAAATAACTTGGTGATTTATGGGGCAAAGTTTGCAGAAACCTATTGAGTTC from [Leptolyngbya] sp. PCC 7376 includes:
- a CDS encoding DUF2862 domain-containing protein — encoded protein: MEIGQKVQIYRLRDRVEKEVADKLGKVGTIKDFRVTDGSGIGAFVAFDDSTTAWFFGDEIRPAS
- a CDS encoding recombinase family protein, whose protein sequence is MAIFAYTYTDPLLDEPVDTAIWGVEVDRIYTDIGQRRELNRFLQTLPHKSPSYLLLRKLDELGDTLTEIGDRLQQLEDSGLIIITTEQDYHSSQCEKPQYLSQLLQGIGDRQRSRKLQQGHAKNRHNCLPPPGRAPYGYKRGQDRYLLDRSTAPIVQSFCEYFLLYGSLRGAVRHLERRFGKKIAVSTGRNWLTNPTYRGNLQYKDGTTIPQTHAAILNESEGAQIDRLLRRNRRLAPRSASAPRCLAGLVSCEQCQQPLTVSRVTQRRKTQEYLYLRSPRCPQENKCPAIAYQKVFETTIEAICQEFPKLIAQQQAPPLAAIQAQLKQTIAQKQDLIATLPSLIDQGIFDPETAKLRRYTLQNDIAQLQQKQNQLPPADLEAIAKTITLKQFWYDLSEAERRFYLREFLAQIQITPNPNKPWKIQLKFIF